The region AAGGTCCAGTATCCTGTACATAAATAGGGACCACATTTTTTCGTGTCTGCCGCTTCAGTCTGTTCGATTGTCCTAGAATCCATCGTTTTCGTTGAACCGTTATTCCTGCGTCCTCGTCGAATTTCAGTAGATTGCAAACATTCTTCCTTTGGAAGGCTAATTTTCGATAGCGTTTCTGGATAGCAAAGTGGAGCTTCTTCGACGTATTTCCTCTTGATTCTCATTTCCTTGGTCATTTTACTTTCTGCGTCTCTGTCGGCGGGAGATTCAGACGTTTCCGAATCATCGGTACCCTTCTGTTCCAATCTTTCCTCGAATTTCCAAGCTCCTCCACCTTGAAGTTTGGCAACGAGATCTACGGCCAACATAGCTGCGTGCCACATTGGATGCCGATCGATTTTCGAGGCTGCGACCGCAAGAATTCTTCCATCCACTGGGTCAACGATCATCGCGCTGCCGTTACAATTCGAGTCGCCGACAGCTTCTAATCTGGCTGCCTCTACCACAACGTTCATGTACCTCTCTATAAGGACCAATTGATGTTCCGTGAAAACCGATCCATCGACCAGTTGTTCGATGTTAGGATCTGGATGAAAGTTCAAAGGCCAAATGCTCGAGGCCCGCGCAGCTTGTGCTTTCGTTTTGGCTGCTCTCGCTGGCACCTTCGCTGTACGAAAGTCGTCTTCCAATAAGGATAAGTCAAATCCTCTTTCCGTTAATATCATTTTCAGTTTGTCTTGAGTCAAAGTGAATTCTTCCTTGGATTCCTCGGAGTCTTCCGTTTCCGCTAATAATTTTCTAGAGTCTACTGGCGCCAACAGCAACTTGTTTGAGGAGCAACGTTTCAGATGATGGAAACCTGGCAGAACGGAAGAGATACTCTTAATCGCGATCGAGATGTCCTCTTTCCTTTTAAGTAAACCCACGTAGACAAGCTCAAGAGGTAGATCAGCAATGAAGTCGTGGTTTAAAATCGGTCTCGCTATCCAACTTCTTGTCGTCGTTTCCATTTCGCTGCCCTTGGCGCATTTGGGCGAAGAGATCGCCATTTCTCCTGAAAAGACGGTGCTTTCACTTTTCGTCGGTTCATCTTCATCGATGTTTTTTCGAATTCTATATCTTCGGTGTTCTTTTTTTCGATAGATCGTCTGTTTCGTGTGTTTCAAGTTTTATTCGACTACTtattcttttattctatgaTTAGACGTAGCAACGCGTCCGCATAATAACGCCTGGTAAAAGAAGCGGAAGAAGGTCTACAACGTCTCGTGGGAGAATGATAGTTTGTGGCGGTGCACTTGGTACGGCTCACAGGAGGAGAAGCGATTTTAAATTGCTGTCAAGTTGGGCCACGGTCGGATCGATTGTCGGAGTTAGACGCAATTGTGCGACGTCGATCCGCGAACAGAAGGAATAAGGTCTTTGTTGCCACGCCATCCCGATCCTGCGACGATCGCTTGCCAGTTTAAACGTGAAACCTGCGGATGGAACGGTAACGAGAGACCGTCGTGAAATCGTACGATAGTTGCCTGATTTTCGTGGACATGTCCAATGACTGCTGGCACGAATCGTCAGTTTGGGCCATCGAACGACCAACAAATTATTTGGAATATCCATGAATTTGCCACGGGGGTTGGACAATGATATAAAACTATGAGAGAGGTTGACAAAAACGAGAAGGACAAGTCGGGAATATGTTTGAAGAGTACAGGCGAAGAACACGATAAGTCATATTTTCCATCCTTTATAAGAAAGCAGCTCTGAAATCCAATCTCATGCTATCAAAATTATTTTCCTATTCGGCTTCGAGGCTACACATATGTTTTCCTATTCTGttcgtaatattaaatatgcagcAGTGATAAAATACCAAAGATATTAAAATTCTTAACACctttgatttttaataaaaagtttataattagtttataattaataaattattctacCAGTTATCTTTAAATAGTTTCCACCATTGGACCTAGCAGATTCTTTTCAATCATaggatgaaattaaaataaaaaaatgaacaAGAACGTACTTATCAAGTTTTTTCCTGTGATCTTCATTTGTTAACGCCTTGGATCGTATCGTTTTATCAGGCGGACAAGATATCGTGTAAAATAGGTCTCGAGACGAGACAGCACTCGATGAAAGACTCACTGAAAATGCAATCTCTTTTGTCCGAACAAAGTTTAAATCACATCGATGGGAACTCTTAATTGATACGACATAAATATATGTTTATGGTCGGTAATCGGTAAACGAGTTTAATCAGTATCGAAAACGTGATTCGACAATGCTACTTGGGAAGTCACATCTTAAAGCGTATTAACCGACCAGCGGGAGGAAAATATGCCATGGTCGGATGTTCTGTGAATGGATAAATGAGTGGACAGGACAGATTAAATTATAAAACGTTCATAGCGTAATAGCGTGTCGCGAATACGAGGTTATTGTTAAAGATGATCATTAGACGACTGATAATTTTATTATGCATCTCGGTGAAAGAACGCGACGTACGACTGAGCTTTATTGAAACacgttgaaagaaaaatatacacatACGAATATGTAATTTATAGCCAGACGTTGTGTAAGAATTTCATTTAATTCGTTATCTCGATAGTCTCCTTccacagaaaatattttgaacgAATGTATAGAAGGCGAGAGAAAtcgaaaaatattcaaagtttaGACGATTTGGAGATCGTGTTCGTGGTGTGCGTTGTATTCGTCGGCGACAGAAATAAGTTAAATTTCGCGCTTCGTTACGTCAACAAAGATGGTGGTGGCACATTCGCGCAAAGCGTGTTCcttatataacgtaaaaggaacAACAAGCAAGCTCGAGTGACGCAGCACACGTAAACGTAAACTCGCTAGGCGAATGCACTGGACGAATGAGACGGCCACTTAATTAATGCGAACTTGTAAAGCAACTTATGGTCGATTTAAACGTCGCGATTTCGTTCGGTCGGGGAGGTCTATTTTTTAATGGGTTCTGTTCACGTGCCAATATGTCTTCCCTGGCCTTGAATCGAGACATGACACGCGTGCTCCGCATCTTTCGCGCTTGTCAAACAAAACAAATCGACTTGATCGAGAAAGATGAGACGTATTACCAAAAGAGCGACACGATCATGATAAACGATCACACGCGTACATTATTTACACGACCACCACTGAAAAACGATGAAAATCTCTTACCTGCTGCTGTGAGAGTACACGTTCCAACGACTGCTTTCGGCCTGGTTCTTTCCAGGAACGATAAACCGGTAAATCTCTGTTAGCCACACCTTGCACACCTCTCGATGCTTTACACTCAGACAACGACACACAAATAGCACAGAACGCACGTGAAGATATCCGCGGAGATCGACGTTTACAGCAGCGCGACGTATACCTTTCGTGATTACGAGTTATCGGCGCTACCGACGCACCCTCTGTCGACCATTCGTGTAAGCTGCCGACTGGAGGAAGGGAAGCACGACCACACCACGTTCcgtattttctttcttctttttttcacaTTTTCCCATTCTCTCTACGATATTCCGTACTGTTTACCTGATACTATCACCAAGACAAGCTAGACAATGAATAATTTTTCCTAATCCTGTCACAAGATCAATGAATTCAGAGTAAAATGTAAGTTGTCTCTACCATAGCCTTCTatttacgttatattctatatattgcCAAAACCGAAATTTGCATTATTAAACTTTAATTTGATCGAATAATTCGCCATGTACGTGGCAtttgaaatagaaaagaaaCTATGAGATTGTTATTTTATCGTTTAGTTCGAATGTTATACCTGACGGTGTTATAATATCGGCGGGAACGGAACGTTTCGACTAGCTGAAATTTGGCGCGAAAACGTGCATGATGGCGTCATCGTTATATTTTGCACACGATGCAAATTCAAGCAGATTAATGGCCCCTAGTGAAAGGTGACTCTCACTCCTCGAATTTTGTAAGTACATTTTCAATAATTGTCAGTCATCTTTTTCTCTGTAAACGTTTGTTGAAATCGATGTTTTAATGTATCCGTCGAACTTTTATTAATTACGATTATTTTATTGCGATTATTTAACGAGAGGCAGATGCTTCTTTGAATAAAGGATATATGTAATTTGCGGCATGGAAGAAATCATTTTATGACGAGGTCATTGATATTGATGTATATTATGATGTACCATGATAGCATTCGTAAGAACGAAAGTCGTTTGCCTTGGACACTAAAGTATGTGAAAATGTGAAAATTAAAAGACAGGACTTTTTGGTATTAAGTAATTACACAATGATGTAATTTATAGTTTGAACGATACACATGTTAGGAAAGCGGTTACGACTTGTAGAAGTTACTCGAGTTGATTTATGTAACAAATCGAATCTACTGTGTTCGATTAAATGGTAAGGCTATTCACGCTTCGCATAGGTTTCCAAGTACTTTAAATATACCGTGGCTGCATCGTACAGGTATTTCATATGTTCCTAGAACAAAAATATACATTGTATACCATTGCAATCTTAGCATCATCAAGAGATAGTAATctttagtaattttttaataaattttaccgAAGATTTAATAAAATCGGGATTCAATGTTCCAATCGCGCGAATTGCCAAACAAACGTCGCATTCCTTTTCTATAGTCATTCTCTCCAAAAGGAAACTTAAGGCTAGGTAAAGTCCACAGCCAGTTACGCCGTCgctaatttcaaataaattctttaGCGCATTTCACGATAATCGACATATGTGtataaagatatttataaaGTTTCGACATAGCCTTACTGGCAAAGAACAGCGATAGGTCCGTCTCCTTTTAACATTTTTTGCACTGCTTGCCACAATGTCACTAACGCTATGGTTTCAGGTGGATCTCGGTTTCTGCCAGGTTGCCATTCCGTGGAGCACAAGATTGTTATCTCTTGTTCGATAGCAGGTTTCTGAATGAAATGATGTACAAGTTGATATATTTCGCTTCAGACGAGTGCTATACCGTTCTACTTAATTAAGATATCCTACCTAATATCTCTTTATTTATAACGACCATAGACTGTTATGAAATAATGTGTAATTATTTTAAATCGAACAAAAAGAAAGCGAAAATAGCGTGAAGAAATTATCTGTTGTTCTTCAGTTCTCTCGGATGTCCCTAGATGGTAGATAGAAGATTTTAAAAACAATATCATAACTCACCTCCGAATTATCGACGAGTGTTAACTTCTGCAATATGTAGTGCTCAAATTCATCGAGTTCCTTcgttcgaatatttatatatggtACTGGTTTAAATTCACCGTTTCTAACAATGGGACAGCACGTCTATAAAAGAGTTAATTTCAATATAACTTCTGACTAATCGCATGTGTCCTTTTAGCGGTCCGATGGTATACCGTATCTTCCAAATCTGGCGATTGTAACATGATGATTAGCTCCACCTTATACTCGGCTACCATTCTCCAGAAATCGCTAAATGTCCCAGGCAGTGGTAGTTGCGTAGCTATATATTGATTCTGTAATCTTACACCGTCCACATAAACAGCGGATATGTAATCGCTGTTCTCATCTGTCGGTGGATATCTTTTTAAATACACTCTGTTGACTTTCGCTGTGAAGGAATTGTCGCGTTATTGCTCATGCGTTAAGAAAATATGGAAATGAATAAAAAGCGATGAAATTATTCCAAACCTGGAAGTAACTCTGGGAATCTCCTTTTGGCAAGATTGCGTTCCGACAGCAATGTTTGATTAACCGGTGATCGAAGGACTTTGTCGTGCCAGGCCATTTTCTCTAAACTGTTTTTACAATATCTTTTTATGCACAACGTTTATTCACCTTTTTAAATCAGTGTTCGATTAGGTTTtgtgtatttttaataaaatttttagcTATCGTTTTAAGTAGAACGAAACATGAATTGTTCATTAATGTTATTAAAGATGCTCGAAATCAAGATGAAAAAGATTTTCATTATACAATGTTCGCTTTAAATTATCTATAATGGTTAtcgataacaatataaaaccttatcatcgataatggttatagATGACCAAAAATAATTTCTGTCACCAATACTGAAATACCGTTTACCAGCAATGAAAAAGGTCTGAATCATTTATAATGGTTATTTCAGACCAAAATCACTTAAACCAACTTAAATGTGAATTTTTGTACCATAAGTATTTTACTTTGGATTGTAGCAAACATAGACCCTGAAAAATACCTGTCTCGTTGAGTCACCAGTTGTTCTTTAACTTTCTTAATTTTGAGTGGTAGAGATTCGTCGCATGGTAAAGATGTTGAAGAACAAAGTAGACATTCGACGAGTACTAAATGGGCAAATAAATACTGTTGCTTGTTGTTTACCATATTGGGCCGTTGAGACCTGAGAGCTTTCATTTCGGCAAACACGTCTACAGcctgaaaatatttttcaaaaatattgctCAGCTTCCGACAGGTTCGAGAATATTCTTGAAAGATATTTTACCCCTTCTGCGCTCGCACGACGAAGGCAAATGTCGCATAAAATTACAATTCCAGTTCTTCCGACCCCTGCGCTGCAGTGGACCACCACTGGTCCATTTCCGGGTGGTGTTATCAAGAGTTTCTTTAGATATGTTACCATAGAATGTGTGGACAACGGTATGTCGTGATCTGGCCATGTTGTGTAGTGCAAGTGCTGGATCTAATTGTCAAACATCgttcgaaaatatttcaacgagaTATAGATTTCTAAGATATCGATCTTTTCGTTGAGTATCGTTTGTTACCTTACGGGTTTCGTCTCTATACGTCACGTATAGGGTACGAAATGTAAAATGTGCGAACACATCCTGCCTTGCGTTCAAAACAGTTATATCGCCATACGTTTTCCTTTTTCCAGTGTCAGGCCAATACTGTTCGCATTTTGTCTGTGGGAATTTATGATATGGAGCACGTTGAAATGGATATGATTTGTAATTGAAGGAAAAGGGAGGGAACAAGTTATTATTATGTAAATGTACAAAGCCTTAGTGATTAATAAATTCTATCATTAGGATTCGCTCTTaattttactaaaaaaaaaaatattaaatttggaACAGTTCTAATTCGATCTTTAGCCACTAAAAAAAAACGAAAGCCAAAAAATCAACAAAAGTGGACTCGTCGTATTTTCCATGTGTAGTCTTCGTGTGTCACAGATTGCCTTTCAGTTCTGGCACATCTTACCTTTCCTTCTTCGGATAAGTTCGTAACCATGCAAATTATGTAGCTTTCTTTTTGCCAGATCATTCTCCAGAAATCGATGACCGTGTTCGGCTTTGGACCTTGCGTAGCTATGTAAAACTTCTCTTTGCAGCCCTTGTACAATAATTCAATGTTTATCGTTAGAATTTTTTATCAAGGTAAAATCACGCGTTTTTATCTTATCAAAACTTGCTACCTTGATGTAAGTGGCGTTAATATAATCCGAATAAGGATCGTCTGGAAGTTTTTCCAGTATCACCCGATTTGCATCGTCTGTAGAATACCAGCATTAATTAGCATTTTAGCTCAGTTAAACAGTTAAATATTTAGCTTGGTTAAACATGTCGGAACAGTTTACGTACATGCTATGAGATTTCCGTATCGATTCTTCGGTTTGTTCTGCGGTAACATCCCGTACTCGGACGGACTCGTTTGACCTCTTGGAAGCATCTTCCTCGCAATTTAAACATATCTTTACGATATTTGTTACGTCTCTTATACAgtgatttttattaatattcggGCATCATGATGTTCGACATAAAATTAATGCAAATCCGATGTAACTTACTCgttgttcaaatatttttgggACTTTAAATTTCATCCTTATTTACTTTATGAATTATCATTTAAAAAACTACATgtgttaaaaaaaatattataaaacgtaTGTTTCGATCAACTAGGAGAGGTATCACGATTAATTCAATAAAACTGTTATAAGCAATAGAGCAATAATGCCTTGAAAATCGCGCTGTCTGAATATTAATGAGAATCATCGTAAATCATCTAAAATATCGAAAGACTTACATCGAATTGTCTATCGAGCAATCCAGAATCTATCGCCCGCTTCACGTAATCCTCCAAGTCCTCCACCTTTATCAGAGACATTTGTTCTTC is a window of Bombus affinis isolate iyBomAffi1 chromosome 12, iyBomAffi1.2, whole genome shotgun sequence DNA encoding:
- the LOC126922712 gene encoding probable inactive tRNA-specific adenosine deaminase-like protein 3 isoform X2, which codes for MAISSPKCAKGSEMETTTRSWIARPILNHDFIADLPLELVYVGLLKRKEDISIAIKSISSVLPGFHHLKRCSSNKLLLAPVDSRKLLAETEDSEESKEEFTLTQDKLKMILTERGFDLSLLEDDFRTAKVPARAAKTKAQAARASSIWPLNFHPDPNIEQLVDGSVFTEHQLVLIERYMNVVVEAARLEAVGDSNCNGSAMIVDPVDGRILAVAASKIDRHPMWHAAMLAVDLVAKLQGGGAWKFEERLEQKGTDDSETSESPADRDAESKMTKEMRIKRKYVEEAPLCYPETLSKISLPKEECLQSTEIRRGRRNNGSTKTMDSRTIEQTEAADTKKCGPYLCTGYWTFLLREPCPLCAMALLHSRVLRIFYGVPNRNTGVLGSKTVLHAVPGLNHRYQVWSGVLEQECRQALQEIEHRNMN
- the LOC126922712 gene encoding probable inactive tRNA-specific adenosine deaminase-like protein 3 isoform X1, with amino-acid sequence MKITGKNLIREMAISSPKCAKGSEMETTTRSWIARPILNHDFIADLPLELVYVGLLKRKEDISIAIKSISSVLPGFHHLKRCSSNKLLLAPVDSRKLLAETEDSEESKEEFTLTQDKLKMILTERGFDLSLLEDDFRTAKVPARAAKTKAQAARASSIWPLNFHPDPNIEQLVDGSVFTEHQLVLIERYMNVVVEAARLEAVGDSNCNGSAMIVDPVDGRILAVAASKIDRHPMWHAAMLAVDLVAKLQGGGAWKFEERLEQKGTDDSETSESPADRDAESKMTKEMRIKRKYVEEAPLCYPETLSKISLPKEECLQSTEIRRGRRNNGSTKTMDSRTIEQTEAADTKKCGPYLCTGYWTFLLREPCPLCAMALLHSRVLRIFYGVPNRNTGVLGSKTVLHAVPGLNHRYQVWSGVLEQECRQALQEIEHRNMN